From a single Ornithodoros turicata isolate Travis chromosome 8, ASM3712646v1, whole genome shotgun sequence genomic region:
- the LOC135367386 gene encoding bcl-2-related ovarian killer protein-like, whose translation MATLAPPVANGTSSNNRLAVPNFHGGRDRKYSLPSQLQRRPSLSGYAAAIETAKENARRRKLSQVGQVVTHRLSTTIGWNVAPVSTQEITEQAKSLCGRYLRAKLKSCGPLHRKLGLQRLKSVTNFAGGYLTNDVAHQLRMLCSELERTYPDLFQTVTGNVGLHALPTEAAAQNVLEAVARELFRNDITWGRIVALYSVSGGLAVDCVKLGHPEYVLGLVQALGLFVERDLAAWIGQQGGWTALVSRFRNEPSSRSTAIDLFLIVSGLLLLVLLVYFWLS comes from the exons ATGGCGACGCTAGCGCCACCGGTAGCTAACGGGACATCATCCAACAACCGGCTAGCTGTCCCAAACTTCCACGGCGGTCGTGACCGGAAATACAGTCTCCCCTCGCAACTCCAAAGGAGGCCGTCGCTCTCCGGATACGCGGCTGCGATAGAAACAGCCAAGGAAAATGCACGCAGGCGAAAGTTGAGTCAAGTTGGACAGGTGGTCACTCACAGGCTTTCAACGACGATAGGGTGGAATGTGGCGCCAGTGTCGACGCAGGAGATAACGGAACAAGCTAAGAGTTTGTGTGGACGTTATTTAAGGGCGAAACTCAAGAGCTGTGGTCCGCTGCATAGGAAGTTGGGTCTGCAAAGGTTGAAAAGTGTGACCAACTTCGCCGGCGGATACTTGACTAATGATGTGGCGCACCAATTAAGGATGCTGTGTTCGGAGCTGGAGCGCACTTATCCCGACTTGTTCCAG ACGGTAACGGGCAACGTCGGGTTACACGCACTTCCGACGGAGGCAGCTGCACAGAACGTACTGGAAGCTGTCGCGAGAGAGCTCTTCCGTAACGATATCACCTGGGGACGGATCGTGGCCCTGTATTCAGTGTCTGGAGGCCTTGCCGTCGACTGTGTGAAACTCGGTCACCCGGAGTATGTTCTGGGTCTCGTCCAAGCTTTGGGACTCTTCGTCGAGAGAGATCTCGCCGCCTGGATCGGCCAACAAGGGGGATGG ACGGCGTTGGTGTCTCGCTTCCGCAACGAGCCATCGAGCCGATCGACAGCCATCGACTTGTTCCTAATCGTCTCTGGTCTACTTCTTCTCGTCCTCCTGGTATACTTTTGGCTATCCTGA